From a single Novipirellula galeiformis genomic region:
- a CDS encoding thioredoxin family protein, producing MVRTASTMLPLGTAAPDFKLPECGGGEVSLADVAGGKALLVIFMCNHCPYVKHVAEQVKLLSDEYMAKGVTVVAINSNDAEKYPDDGPEAMVKEKGERGYAFPYLFDADQSVAQAYHAACTPDFFLFDADVKLAYRGQLDSSRPKTDVPVTGADLRAALDAVLGGEKPSETQVPSIGCNIKWKEGQEPQYFNPLGSA from the coding sequence ATGGTAAGAACTGCAAGCACCATGTTGCCCCTGGGGACCGCTGCGCCGGACTTCAAGTTACCTGAATGTGGCGGAGGTGAAGTATCGCTGGCGGACGTCGCGGGCGGCAAAGCATTGTTGGTCATTTTCATGTGCAACCATTGCCCTTACGTCAAGCATGTGGCCGAGCAGGTGAAGCTACTGAGCGACGAATACATGGCCAAGGGTGTCACGGTCGTCGCGATCAACAGCAACGACGCCGAGAAGTATCCCGATGACGGGCCGGAGGCGATGGTGAAAGAAAAGGGCGAGCGCGGCTACGCGTTTCCGTACCTGTTTGATGCCGATCAAAGTGTCGCGCAAGCCTACCACGCGGCCTGCACTCCCGACTTTTTCTTGTTCGATGCAGACGTGAAACTTGCCTACCGTGGGCAACTCGACAGCAGTCGTCCCAAGACCGACGTGCCAGTGACGGGCGCCGATCTGCGGGCCGCGTTGGATGCGGTACTCGGCGGCGAGAAACCAAGCGAAACGCAAGTCCCTTCGATTGGTTGCAACATCAAGTGGAAAGAGGGGCAAGAGCCTCAATACTTCAATCCGC
- a CDS encoding enoyl-ACP reductase FabI, producing the protein MQFTGKKGLILGVANDHSIAWAIAKQIMEQGGECGFTHLPDRADDERQRNRRRVSQLTDKYENAKFLVPMDAQNDDDVRSVFEHTAEQFGKIDFMLHSIAFADRDDLARDTVETSRAGFKLAMDVSVYTLIACTNAAKPIMNPGGSIATMTYFGGEKCVPGYNVMGICKAALDATVRYLAYDMGPQGVRVNALSAGPIRTLAGRAAGVEKMLTMYEHMAPMGRNVTHEEVGNTGAFLLSDASNGITGDILHVDGGYHAMGSPGRLLDQLQK; encoded by the coding sequence ATGCAATTCACTGGCAAAAAAGGTCTGATTTTGGGTGTGGCGAACGATCATTCGATCGCCTGGGCCATCGCAAAACAAATTATGGAACAAGGCGGTGAATGTGGGTTTACGCACCTGCCCGATCGGGCGGATGACGAACGACAACGCAACCGCCGACGCGTCTCGCAATTAACGGACAAGTACGAGAACGCCAAGTTTCTCGTCCCCATGGACGCGCAAAACGACGACGATGTCCGCAGTGTTTTTGAACACACTGCGGAACAATTCGGCAAAATCGATTTCATGCTGCATTCCATTGCATTTGCGGACCGAGACGACCTCGCTCGCGACACCGTCGAGACAAGTCGTGCGGGATTCAAACTCGCAATGGATGTGAGTGTCTACACTTTGATCGCATGCACAAACGCTGCTAAGCCTATCATGAACCCGGGGGGATCGATAGCCACTATGACCTACTTTGGGGGGGAAAAGTGTGTGCCTGGGTACAACGTCATGGGGATCTGCAAAGCAGCCCTGGACGCCACGGTACGCTACCTCGCCTACGATATGGGGCCTCAGGGAGTGCGAGTGAACGCACTTTCGGCCGGCCCCATTCGCACCCTAGCCGGACGGGCCGCCGGGGTCGAAAAAATGCTCACCATGTACGAACACATGGCCCCGATGGGACGCAATGTGACCCACGAGGAAGTCGGCAACACCGGCGCGTTCTTACTGAGTGACGCTAGCAACGGAATCACCGGCGATATTCTGCACGTCGATGGCGGCTATCACGCCATGGGCAGCCCAGGACGATTGCTCGATCAATTGCAGAAATAA
- a CDS encoding sigma-54-dependent Fis family transcriptional regulator, protein MTELPVMNKIEEIEVGLSFEILKALQAPFSRKEFLQSVLPTLLRSTGGAFGGLVSQRSGAWAVECWVGEKRPFPSELVGESFDRSGPISANGWVAVALTRSPHRGDTPSEASPASALVLRLSDASGDYESAKNVARIQSAANLLSAALQRVDAHDRNVRRIEQLSAVLRAAAQWQQLDDDEALLQRIADTATKLLHCERASIFLWDRRRKKLIGRPALGVEGKPLEVDDQAGVVGEVLRSGEAKLWNTNSDDDEARVNRSVDQSLEFQTHSLVAVPMSNPSNPVVHAGSITNANAVGRADLIGVFEAINHRSGAFDHLDMAVLSDLALHAAAAIRSMQTRKSLTVSRDRLVNDAASATQLIGNHPSIDQVRKNSQKVAATDLTVLVLGSNGTGKEVLARHIHYESNRRSGPFVAVNCAALVESLLESELFGHEKGSFTDASQTRVGKFELAHGGTLFLDEVGDMSSGGQAKLLRVLEEKVVVRVGGSQTIPVDVRVIAATNQPLEQRIVEKRFREDLFFRLNVVSLTLPSLSKRGDDILLLAEHFLEHFSYQIGRAIPQFDALAKQRMLSHPWPGNVRELRNTMERVCYLCSEDTISAEDLMLGGNAALSSNASRESSFLSNAPETLSDATRIYQVAHIERAIEICRGNMTEAAERLGLHRSNLYRKMRQLGMPTSGE, encoded by the coding sequence ATGACCGAGTTGCCTGTGATGAATAAAATCGAAGAAATCGAAGTTGGCTTGTCGTTTGAGATATTGAAGGCTCTGCAAGCTCCATTCTCTCGCAAAGAGTTCCTGCAATCCGTCCTGCCGACGCTGCTGCGTTCGACGGGGGGGGCATTTGGTGGTCTGGTGAGTCAGCGAAGCGGCGCATGGGCTGTGGAGTGCTGGGTGGGCGAAAAACGGCCTTTTCCCAGTGAATTGGTGGGGGAAAGCTTCGACCGCAGCGGTCCCATTTCCGCCAATGGTTGGGTTGCGGTCGCGTTAACGCGTTCGCCCCATCGTGGCGATACGCCTAGTGAAGCCTCGCCCGCATCGGCCTTGGTGCTGCGTCTCTCGGATGCTTCGGGGGATTACGAATCCGCGAAAAACGTCGCTCGGATCCAATCCGCTGCCAATCTGCTTTCGGCGGCGCTGCAACGCGTCGACGCCCATGACCGCAACGTGCGTCGCATTGAACAATTGTCCGCCGTGCTCCGCGCCGCGGCCCAGTGGCAACAACTCGACGATGACGAAGCCCTGTTACAGCGGATCGCGGATACCGCAACGAAACTGCTTCATTGCGAGCGCGCCAGTATCTTTTTATGGGATCGGCGTCGCAAGAAATTGATTGGTCGACCCGCCCTGGGGGTCGAAGGCAAGCCGCTCGAAGTCGATGACCAAGCGGGCGTGGTCGGCGAAGTGCTCCGCTCTGGTGAAGCGAAACTTTGGAATACCAACAGTGATGATGACGAAGCTCGCGTCAATCGCAGCGTCGACCAATCACTCGAATTCCAGACCCATTCGCTCGTTGCCGTTCCGATGAGCAACCCGAGCAATCCGGTGGTGCACGCAGGATCAATCACCAACGCTAACGCCGTGGGGCGTGCCGATTTGATCGGCGTATTTGAAGCGATCAATCACCGCAGCGGCGCGTTCGATCATCTGGACATGGCCGTCTTGTCCGACTTGGCGCTGCATGCCGCAGCGGCGATTCGCAGCATGCAAACGCGCAAGTCGTTGACGGTTTCGCGAGACCGATTGGTGAACGACGCTGCCTCGGCAACGCAATTGATTGGCAATCATCCCTCGATTGACCAAGTTCGCAAAAATTCCCAGAAAGTGGCCGCAACGGATCTCACCGTCCTCGTCTTGGGCAGCAATGGCACCGGCAAGGAAGTGCTCGCGCGACACATCCACTATGAAAGCAATCGCCGAAGTGGCCCCTTCGTCGCAGTCAACTGTGCCGCATTGGTCGAGTCGCTGCTCGAAAGCGAGTTGTTCGGTCATGAGAAAGGTTCCTTTACCGACGCCAGCCAAACTCGCGTGGGAAAATTCGAGCTCGCTCATGGAGGAACGCTGTTCCTCGACGAGGTGGGCGATATGAGTTCGGGGGGCCAGGCGAAGCTGCTGCGAGTGCTCGAAGAGAAAGTGGTGGTCCGCGTGGGCGGCTCGCAAACCATTCCGGTCGATGTACGCGTCATCGCAGCGACCAATCAACCACTCGAACAACGCATTGTCGAAAAGCGATTTCGGGAGGATTTGTTCTTTCGCTTGAATGTCGTTTCGTTGACCTTGCCTTCGCTATCAAAACGGGGAGACGATATTTTGTTGCTTGCCGAGCACTTCCTCGAACACTTTTCCTATCAGATCGGTCGGGCGATTCCCCAGTTTGATGCACTGGCAAAACAGAGGATGTTGTCACACCCATGGCCTGGAAACGTGCGGGAATTGCGAAACACGATGGAGCGTGTCTGCTATCTGTGCAGTGAGGACACGATTTCGGCGGAAGATTTGATGCTAGGTGGAAACGCGGCATTGTCGTCGAACGCGAGCCGGGAATCATCGTTTTTGAGCAATGCTCCGGAGACGCTTTCGGATGCGACGCGAATTTATCAAGTCGCTCACATCGAACGGGCGATCGAGATTTGTCGCGGCAATATGACCGAAGCCGCCGAGCGTCTGGGACTGCACCGCTCTAACCTGTATCGAAAAATGCGTCAACTTGGCATGCCCACTTCAGGCGAGTAG
- a CDS encoding alpha/beta hydrolase, with the protein MQEPRHSRYGSLDCIVVDGGVSPKILVVLCHGYGAPGSDLASLAFEWGSLLGDDVGDFRFVFPAAPQTLAEFGMPDGRAWWPINMAQLAQLVQSSKFSELHDAEPPGINEARDILCESIAAMKADMPTPTVPLVLGGFSQGAMLALDTALRGEVDPPAVLILFSGTLICQSLWEPVLKRLSETRVYQSHGTLDPVLPFSSAVELSQLLTETASKIKFHRFRGGHTIDGDSLEQTALWMKDIKDVEALEGHLEGHEDA; encoded by the coding sequence ATGCAAGAACCACGTCACTCGCGTTACGGATCACTGGACTGCATTGTCGTCGATGGAGGCGTGTCCCCCAAAATTCTCGTAGTCCTTTGCCACGGTTACGGAGCACCCGGCTCGGACCTCGCTTCGCTCGCGTTTGAATGGGGCTCGTTGTTGGGCGATGACGTTGGCGATTTCCGCTTTGTCTTTCCTGCGGCCCCGCAAACGCTTGCCGAATTCGGTATGCCCGATGGGCGAGCTTGGTGGCCGATCAATATGGCTCAGCTGGCCCAGCTCGTTCAATCGTCTAAGTTCAGCGAATTGCATGACGCGGAACCACCGGGAATCAACGAGGCCCGCGACATCCTGTGCGAAAGTATCGCGGCGATGAAAGCGGACATGCCAACGCCAACGGTGCCGCTGGTTCTAGGTGGTTTTTCGCAAGGCGCCATGTTGGCGCTCGATACCGCGCTGCGAGGTGAAGTGGATCCGCCGGCAGTCTTGATCCTGTTCTCAGGAACCCTGATTTGCCAATCCCTCTGGGAACCCGTCTTGAAGCGACTGAGTGAGACCCGCGTCTATCAATCTCACGGTACCCTTGATCCCGTCCTGCCCTTCTCTAGCGCAGTGGAATTGTCGCAATTGCTTACCGAAACGGCCAGCAAAATCAAGTTTCATCGCTTCCGTGGCGGGCACACCATCGATGGCGATTCGCTCGAGCAAACCGCGTTATGGATGAAAGACATCAAGGACGTCGAGGCTCTTGAAGGCCATCTTGAAGGTCATGAAGATGCCTAA
- a CDS encoding DinB family protein has protein sequence MTRISSRRPTHDETTSTYQRELIQRVPGDCVLQALDRQLHCIAELGSSICADQTDKIHPPYGWSIRQVVEHCANGERIFGYRILCFAAGDSTALPGWDENAYADSRFGLGKFIQIVDELTALRQANMALLRRITPSAWDRSGVADQQTVTVRALAWLTAGHLQHHLEIVAKRCKVSLRLSDSM, from the coding sequence ATGACACGAATCTCAAGCCGGCGGCCGACGCACGATGAAACGACCTCGACCTACCAACGGGAACTGATCCAGCGTGTTCCGGGTGACTGCGTCCTGCAGGCACTCGACCGGCAATTGCATTGCATTGCGGAGCTTGGTAGCAGTATTTGCGCAGATCAGACCGACAAGATTCATCCTCCGTATGGTTGGTCGATTCGCCAAGTGGTTGAGCATTGTGCCAATGGCGAGCGTATTTTTGGCTATCGCATCCTCTGTTTTGCGGCAGGCGATTCGACGGCGTTGCCCGGATGGGATGAAAACGCGTATGCGGACAGCCGTTTCGGGCTGGGAAAGTTCATCCAAATCGTCGACGAACTTACGGCGCTTCGCCAGGCCAACATGGCCCTGTTGAGACGGATTACCCCCAGTGCATGGGATCGCTCTGGGGTCGCAGACCAACAAACCGTCACCGTGCGCGCCCTCGCATGGCTCACAGCGGGGCATCTCCAGCACCATCTCGAGATCGTCGCCAAGCGCTGTAAGGTCTCGCTCCGATTGAGTGATTCCATGTAG
- a CDS encoding DUF4112 domain-containing protein, which produces MAVIGLARSFGLAGKNSMPDSKKLDPTKHPDLAKLERFASLLDDRFHIPGTKIRFGLDNVIGLIPGVGDAASALTHSYLFWSAFQLRVRKRILGKMLFNALVDLIGGAVPVAGDIFDVYWKSNRRNATLIRRELQTQARLRRGRGPAA; this is translated from the coding sequence ATGGCCGTCATTGGATTGGCCCGCTCCTTTGGCTTGGCTGGCAAAAACTCGATGCCCGATTCAAAGAAACTCGATCCTACGAAGCATCCCGACTTGGCAAAACTAGAGCGTTTTGCTTCGCTGTTGGATGATCGATTCCACATCCCCGGCACCAAGATCCGTTTCGGCTTGGATAATGTCATCGGGCTGATTCCAGGAGTGGGAGATGCTGCGTCGGCTCTCACGCACAGCTATTTGTTCTGGAGTGCGTTCCAGCTTCGCGTTCGGAAGCGCATCTTAGGAAAGATGCTGTTCAACGCGCTGGTCGATTTGATTGGGGGAGCGGTTCCCGTGGCTGGAGACATTTTTGATGTCTATTGGAAAAGCAATCGCCGCAACGCTACGCTGATTCGTCGTGAGCTTCAGACCCAGGCGCGATTGCGTCGTGGGCGCGGCCCTGCGGCATGA
- a CDS encoding type II secretion system F family protein, whose translation MNTSTILAFALDPVTVTSIAIFLAVTAVAWVVLGRVSGDNKPRAEARLDAMRSARGAKVELSDADKKRDKSDKLAAALEKATSPLKDTVTGTEKEMGALRVELMNAGFRRETAPVVFKGVQLIVACIGLFFGGVLGIFTDGLTQGLLVKLLGGLVLGFLIPKFVLGHLAKKRKEQIFLGLPDALDLMVVCVEAGLGMDQALRKVSEEMKKSHRQIGEEFNVANQQLQFGSPRSEVLHALGQRSGVDDLKQLASILIQADKFGSSVGAALRIQSDSMRTKRRQIAEEKAAKTAVKMIFPLVLFIFPGIFVVLVGPAGISMYRNMLSQ comes from the coding sequence ATGAACACATCCACGATTCTGGCCTTCGCACTTGATCCCGTGACGGTGACATCGATCGCGATTTTCCTCGCCGTCACTGCGGTTGCCTGGGTCGTGTTGGGCCGTGTTAGCGGCGATAACAAGCCTCGCGCTGAAGCACGCCTTGATGCGATGCGCAGCGCCCGGGGCGCGAAGGTCGAACTTTCCGATGCCGACAAAAAACGCGACAAGAGTGACAAACTCGCTGCCGCGCTCGAAAAGGCAACCTCACCGCTCAAGGATACGGTGACGGGCACCGAAAAAGAGATGGGCGCGCTGCGAGTCGAACTCATGAATGCCGGTTTCCGACGCGAAACCGCCCCAGTGGTATTCAAGGGAGTCCAGTTGATCGTCGCATGTATCGGGTTGTTTTTCGGAGGGGTGCTAGGGATTTTCACCGACGGCCTGACTCAAGGCTTGCTGGTGAAATTGCTGGGCGGCTTGGTGCTTGGCTTCTTGATTCCCAAATTTGTACTCGGACACCTCGCCAAGAAACGCAAAGAGCAAATCTTCCTCGGGCTACCCGACGCATTGGACTTGATGGTGGTCTGTGTGGAGGCAGGCTTGGGAATGGATCAAGCGCTTCGCAAAGTCTCCGAAGAGATGAAAAAGAGCCACCGCCAAATTGGTGAAGAGTTCAACGTGGCGAACCAACAACTGCAATTCGGTAGCCCCCGAAGCGAAGTCCTCCACGCGCTCGGACAACGAAGCGGCGTCGATGATTTGAAGCAATTGGCATCGATCTTGATTCAAGCCGACAAGTTTGGTTCGAGCGTAGGAGCAGCACTGCGGATCCAAAGTGACTCGATGCGAACCAAACGTCGGCAAATCGCGGAAGAAAAAGCAGCCAAGACCGCTGTGAAAATGATTTTCCCGCTGGTTTTGTTCATTTTCCCTGGCATCTTCGTGGTCCTCGTTGGCCCTGCGGGAATCAGCATGTATCGCAACATGCTTAGCCAGTAA
- a CDS encoding type II secretion system F family protein, protein MSGIVIIVAVGVFVASLVAFAINVMMPGSDATAAEDRLAAMASRRGAKGGNESDFKSLLLNGDENSTNPIAKLLREVPGLNDYLEQADIKMTVMQFVLICLAAFGGGIAATVISPLPILLAPLVGGAFVTLPIGWLMFKRKRRLGRFGDQMPEALELLSRSLRAGHSLNAGFDLIAKQMEEPLALEFGRAYEEQNLGIPLEEAIEGMAARVPNMDLRFFATAVILQRQTGGDLAEILDKISHLVRERLQIQGQIQALTGEGRMSGAVLLALPPVLFLVMLKLNYEYVMMLFTDEYGRYMLGGALVTQLIGALMIKKIITIKV, encoded by the coding sequence ATGAGCGGAATCGTCATCATTGTCGCCGTGGGTGTCTTTGTTGCATCGTTGGTTGCATTTGCTATTAACGTCATGATGCCCGGCTCCGATGCAACGGCTGCAGAAGACCGACTCGCCGCAATGGCTTCGCGCCGTGGTGCGAAAGGCGGCAACGAATCGGACTTCAAGTCTTTGTTGCTCAATGGCGACGAAAACTCAACGAACCCGATTGCCAAGTTGTTGAGGGAAGTCCCGGGGCTAAACGACTATCTCGAGCAAGCCGACATCAAGATGACGGTGATGCAATTTGTCTTGATTTGCCTCGCCGCCTTCGGGGGTGGGATCGCGGCGACGGTGATCTCACCATTGCCCATCTTATTGGCACCGCTTGTCGGCGGCGCGTTTGTGACATTGCCCATCGGTTGGCTGATGTTCAAACGCAAGCGACGTCTGGGCCGTTTTGGCGACCAGATGCCAGAAGCACTCGAATTGTTAAGTCGCTCCCTTCGCGCCGGCCACTCGCTGAACGCCGGCTTCGACTTGATTGCAAAACAAATGGAAGAGCCGTTGGCGCTCGAGTTTGGTCGTGCCTACGAAGAACAAAATCTCGGCATTCCCCTCGAGGAAGCCATCGAAGGGATGGCAGCCCGCGTGCCCAATATGGACCTTCGCTTCTTTGCAACCGCGGTCATTTTGCAACGACAAACGGGCGGTGACTTGGCCGAAATTTTGGACAAGATCAGTCACCTTGTTCGCGAACGACTGCAAATCCAAGGGCAAATCCAAGCCTTGACCGGGGAAGGGCGAATGAGTGGTGCGGTGCTGCTGGCCCTGCCACCAGTCTTGTTTCTGGTAATGCTAAAACTGAACTACGAATACGTGATGATGCTATTCACCGACGAGTATGGACGCTACATGCTCGGCGGGGCGCTCGTCACCCAGTTAATTGGTGCATTGATGATCAAGAAAATCATCACGATCAAAGTCTAG
- a CDS encoding CpaF family protein — MRSGTQTAKPEVSRQKQFEEIKRRIHGKLVDKLDLSRVGELKGETLTREIRLVVEHLCDAEDTLLNRQERDRIIDEVLDEVLGLGPLELILKDPKVSDILINGPKNIYVEKGGQMQKTDVEFRDNKHLLQIIDRIVSKVGRRVDETSPMVDARLEDGSRVNAIIPPLALDGAAVSIRRFGSNPLKLEDLLNYKAFTPEMVMLLEGCIKARLNMIIAGGTGSGKTTLLNTLSSFIGHDDRIVTIEDAAELQLQQDHVVRLETRPANIEGSGAVTATDLVKNALRMRPERIIIGECRGGETLDMLQAMNTGHDGSLTTVHANTPRDAVARLETLVMMAGFDLPLKAIRQQISGAVDVLIQANRLQGGPRRVTAITEVVGMEQDTIVLQDIYRYVQKGINEEGKAFGHFECTGVRPSFMDKLESAGVRLPASAFRERVIMPA; from the coding sequence ATGCGATCTGGTACACAAACAGCCAAGCCTGAAGTCAGTCGTCAGAAGCAATTCGAAGAGATCAAGCGACGTATCCACGGCAAGCTGGTCGACAAACTCGACCTTTCCCGAGTGGGTGAGTTGAAGGGCGAAACGCTGACCCGCGAAATCCGCCTTGTTGTCGAGCACCTGTGTGACGCGGAAGACACACTCCTAAACCGTCAAGAGCGTGATCGCATCATCGACGAAGTGCTCGATGAAGTGCTCGGACTTGGCCCACTTGAGCTGATTCTAAAGGACCCCAAGGTCAGTGACATTCTGATCAACGGCCCCAAGAACATCTACGTCGAAAAAGGGGGCCAGATGCAGAAGACGGACGTTGAGTTCCGTGACAACAAGCATCTGTTGCAAATCATTGACCGCATCGTCAGTAAGGTAGGCCGTCGTGTCGACGAAACTTCCCCGATGGTGGATGCTCGTTTGGAAGACGGCTCGCGTGTGAATGCGATCATTCCCCCGCTGGCACTTGATGGTGCGGCCGTTTCGATTCGTCGTTTCGGCAGCAACCCACTGAAACTCGAAGATTTGCTGAACTACAAAGCATTCACTCCTGAAATGGTGATGTTGCTTGAGGGTTGTATCAAGGCTCGCTTGAACATGATCATTGCGGGCGGAACGGGCTCGGGTAAAACCACGCTGCTAAACACATTGTCCTCCTTCATCGGCCATGACGACCGTATCGTCACGATCGAAGACGCGGCGGAGTTGCAGTTGCAACAAGACCACGTCGTTCGATTGGAAACACGCCCCGCGAACATCGAAGGTTCTGGAGCGGTAACGGCAACGGATCTTGTCAAGAATGCACTGCGGATGCGTCCTGAGCGAATCATCATCGGCGAATGTCGCGGTGGTGAGACATTAGACATGTTGCAAGCGATGAACACGGGACACGATGGATCGTTAACGACGGTCCACGCCAATACGCCTCGCGATGCGGTCGCCCGTCTAGAAACACTCGTCATGATGGCCGGATTCGACTTGCCGCTCAAGGCGATTCGACAACAAATCTCAGGAGCCGTTGATGTCTTGATTCAAGCAAACCGCTTGCAAGGAGGACCGCGTCGCGTGACGGCGATCACCGAAGTGGTCGGCATGGAACAAGACACCATCGTCCTACAAGACATTTACCGTTATGTCCAAAAGGGCATTAATGAAGAGGGGAAAGCGTTCGGTCACTTTGAGTGCACCGGAGTACGCCCCTCCTTTATGGACAAGTTGGAATCGGCGGGTGTTCGTTTGCCCGCCAGTGCGTTCCGTGAACGCGTCATCATGCCCGCGTAG
- a CDS encoding M13 family metallopeptidase, with translation MSATVPAQDAATTPTAAVSGIDQSLFSESVTPGENFYEYANQKWLENTSIPSDKSDYGIFTVLNDQTREQVRELIEASAEKTNAKGTAAQKVGDLYRSVIDIEARNQAGITPIAPFIRMIDQAESKQDIATLLGNLSRNGVYGPVALYVSVDAKKSDQYTVYVTQSGLSLPDRDYYLLDEPRYVALRAQLKDYIRDLLSVAGSVTDSDVESIYEIERAIAEAQWSKTENRDPEKTYNAMNAASLAEQLGSFDWTAFAHACGLEQQDKFVVRQPTYIDAFAKQFAQTDVAAWKAYLKFHLIDAYASTLTETLEQRHFAFHGTAISGITEQEPMWKRAVNTTSGVLGELVGQVYVERHFKPEAKLRMNELVENLKRAFAKRIESRDWMGAGTKKQAIEKLGLFTTKIGYPDEWKDYSSLSIDADSLAANMIASANFEHQRELEKLGGPIDRNEWHMTPQTINAYYNPTMNEIVFPAAILQPPFFNMAADDAVNYGAIGAVIGHELSHGFDDKGSKYDGNGNLRMWWTPSDREEFERRAAILAKQYSEFEPVTGNFVNGDLTLGENIGDLGGLSLAYEAYHLSLDGQAAPVIDGLTGDQRFFLGWAQIWRRLYREQELLKRLVTDPHSPSEYRVNGIVRNMDAWYKAFDVKPSDPLYLAPEERVRIW, from the coding sequence ATGAGCGCAACGGTTCCAGCCCAGGACGCAGCGACGACGCCGACTGCGGCCGTTTCGGGGATCGATCAATCGTTGTTCAGTGAGAGCGTGACGCCCGGCGAAAACTTTTATGAATACGCGAACCAAAAATGGCTCGAAAACACCTCGATTCCGAGCGACAAATCGGACTATGGGATCTTCACCGTACTAAATGACCAGACGCGAGAGCAGGTTCGCGAGTTAATCGAAGCGTCAGCCGAAAAGACGAACGCCAAAGGCACGGCGGCCCAAAAGGTGGGCGACTTGTACCGCAGCGTGATCGATATCGAGGCTCGAAACCAAGCGGGGATCACGCCCATTGCTCCCTTCATCCGCATGATCGACCAGGCCGAGTCCAAACAAGACATCGCCACCCTGCTGGGCAACCTTTCACGCAACGGGGTCTACGGTCCGGTTGCCTTGTACGTGAGCGTGGATGCTAAGAAAAGTGACCAATACACGGTCTACGTCACTCAATCGGGATTGTCGCTTCCGGATCGCGATTATTACCTCTTGGATGAACCTCGCTACGTCGCGCTGCGAGCGCAATTGAAGGATTACATTCGCGACCTGCTGAGCGTAGCCGGATCGGTGACGGATTCCGACGTCGAGAGTATTTACGAGATCGAGCGTGCGATCGCCGAGGCTCAATGGAGCAAGACCGAAAACCGCGATCCTGAGAAAACCTACAACGCGATGAACGCTGCGTCGCTTGCCGAGCAATTGGGCAGTTTTGATTGGACGGCGTTTGCCCATGCTTGCGGATTAGAGCAGCAAGACAAATTTGTCGTTCGCCAACCGACCTACATCGACGCGTTCGCGAAACAGTTTGCTCAAACCGACGTGGCGGCATGGAAGGCGTATTTAAAGTTTCATTTGATCGACGCTTACGCTTCGACACTGACCGAGACGCTCGAGCAACGCCATTTTGCGTTCCATGGCACCGCCATCAGCGGCATCACGGAACAGGAACCAATGTGGAAACGCGCCGTCAACACGACGAGCGGGGTACTCGGCGAGCTCGTCGGACAAGTCTACGTGGAACGGCACTTCAAGCCGGAAGCGAAGCTGCGGATGAACGAATTAGTCGAGAACCTAAAGCGGGCGTTCGCCAAACGGATCGAGTCACGTGATTGGATGGGCGCAGGAACGAAGAAACAAGCGATCGAGAAACTAGGCTTGTTCACGACCAAGATTGGCTATCCCGATGAGTGGAAAGACTATTCGAGTCTGAGTATCGATGCGGATTCCTTGGCGGCAAACATGATCGCGTCGGCGAATTTTGAGCACCAACGGGAACTGGAAAAACTGGGAGGCCCGATTGATCGAAACGAGTGGCACATGACCCCGCAAACGATCAATGCCTATTACAACCCGACGATGAATGAGATCGTGTTTCCGGCCGCGATCTTGCAACCTCCGTTTTTCAACATGGCGGCTGACGATGCCGTGAACTACGGCGCGATCGGGGCCGTAATTGGTCACGAGCTAAGCCATGGTTTTGACGACAAGGGAAGCAAGTACGATGGCAATGGAAACTTGCGAATGTGGTGGACTCCGAGCGATCGCGAAGAGTTTGAACGCCGCGCTGCAATCCTGGCCAAACAGTACAGCGAATTCGAACCGGTCACAGGCAACTTCGTTAACGGCGACTTGACGCTGGGCGAGAACATTGGCGATTTGGGTGGCTTGAGTTTAGCCTATGAAGCCTACCACCTTTCCCTCGATGGCCAAGCAGCTCCCGTGATCGACGGATTGACGGGTGATCAACGGTTCTTTCTTGGCTGGGCTCAAATCTGGCGTCGCTTGTATCGCGAACAAGAGTTGCTGAAACGCTTGGTCACGGATCCCCACAGCCCCAGTGAATATCGAGTCAATGGGATCGTGCGTAACATGGATGCCTGGTACAAGGCGTTTGATGTCAAGCCAAGCGATCCTTTGTACCTTGCACCCGAAGAGCGCGTACGGATCTGGTAG